The proteins below are encoded in one region of candidate division WOR-3 bacterium:
- the tsaB gene encoding tRNA (adenosine(37)-N6)-threonylcarbamoyltransferase complex dimerization subunit type 1 TsaB: MLFLGVDTSYSGVSLFLKTPAGRKFEISCFTRKPGGEDIVAVFKRALEALSLKSTEVGKTALVTGPGSFTGLRIGMAFAKGLVEATRSELKGVNALYAMAWKYRNLSEYILSVRDARNNDYYCGLFKSEKNGLKPVFMTKTVKLDSIELGSRIRETLIVGEGRKRVGEILSKKGVSCDMCGIRTNEPVSSCLAELWDDPHSKILDLSTAVPEYFKLSPAGI; encoded by the coding sequence ATGTTATTCCTGGGAGTGGACACATCATATTCAGGCGTTTCACTTTTTCTCAAAACACCTGCCGGAAGAAAATTTGAGATTTCGTGTTTTACCCGCAAACCGGGAGGAGAAGACATTGTGGCTGTTTTCAAACGGGCTCTCGAAGCTCTGTCATTAAAATCTACAGAAGTGGGAAAAACCGCCTTGGTCACCGGACCGGGATCGTTTACGGGGTTGAGAATAGGAATGGCTTTCGCGAAAGGTCTGGTGGAGGCAACCCGCTCGGAATTGAAGGGAGTGAACGCGCTTTACGCTATGGCGTGGAAATACAGAAATTTGTCTGAATACATATTGTCGGTGAGAGATGCCAGAAACAATGATTATTATTGCGGTCTTTTCAAATCCGAAAAAAACGGATTGAAACCTGTGTTCATGACCAAAACAGTAAAATTAGATTCAATAGAGCTTGGATCCCGGATACGGGAAACTTTAATAGTCGGTGAAGGTCGTAAACGAGTTGGCGAAATTTTATCGAAAAAGGGCGTAAGTTGCGATATGTGCGGAATCAGGACTAACGAGCCTGTTTCTTCCTGTCTGGCTGAGCTCTGGGACGATCCTCATTCAAAAATACTGGACCTTTCGACAGCTGTTCCTGAATATTTCAAACTGTCTC
- the tsaE gene encoding tRNA (adenosine(37)-N6)-threonylcarbamoyltransferase complex ATPase subunit type 1 TsaE yields MKKEIEKFCPKLYSDDFVALYGSLGAGKTFTVQTICRFFNVTERVTSPSFNFVNFYEGDIGIYHVDLYRLKNYGELSFLAWDDIIGSDALKLVEWADRLETDYLPYPRWDIFLRIAKGGGREAAIRRVMEK; encoded by the coding sequence ATGAAAAAAGAGATCGAGAAGTTTTGTCCGAAACTTTACTCAGATGATTTCGTCGCCCTGTACGGATCACTGGGAGCGGGGAAGACTTTCACCGTACAGACTATATGCCGTTTTTTTAACGTCACAGAACGAGTCACCAGTCCTTCTTTCAATTTTGTAAATTTTTACGAAGGTGATATAGGGATATACCACGTTGACCTGTACAGGTTGAAAAACTACGGAGAATTGTCTTTTTTGGCTTGGGACGACATAATCGGGTCAGATGCTCTCAAACTCGTCGAATGGGCGGACAGACTTGAAACGGATTATCTTCCGTATCCGAGATGGGATATCTTTCTAAGGATCGCTAAAGGCGGCGGAAGAGAAGCCGCGATAAGACGTGTAATGGAAAAGTAA
- a CDS encoding type III pantothenate kinase, whose amino-acid sequence MNLIALDIGNSNHKLALLTGTPPRVKLCRNFTEIPKSIPPLPQGFDSIAIASVVPDKTFQWIRLLSEFIKTDNIKVLDRKIIRNVPIEGPDSEKVGLDRILGIIGAMVRKQPPFVLIDGGSAMTFNFVDRDGVFKGGFIMPGIQMMAESLSACPGIGRIDYKKLEIKLPSGSTTNQSVSNGIYFSVKGAIDLALDKIAADTGSAPNVIITGGAGETIKNWIEKGEYFPYLVMEGIAVAST is encoded by the coding sequence TTGAACCTCATTGCTCTGGATATAGGAAACAGCAATCATAAACTCGCCCTGCTCACCGGAACGCCTCCGAGAGTCAAGCTCTGCAGAAATTTCACGGAAATCCCAAAGAGTATACCTCCTCTTCCGCAGGGATTTGACAGCATAGCGATAGCGTCAGTCGTTCCGGACAAGACTTTTCAATGGATAAGGCTGTTGTCGGAATTTATTAAGACGGACAACATCAAGGTACTGGACAGAAAAATAATAAGAAACGTTCCGATTGAAGGACCGGATTCTGAAAAAGTCGGACTTGACAGAATTCTAGGTATAATCGGAGCCATGGTGAGAAAACAGCCGCCTTTCGTCCTCATAGACGGAGGCAGCGCCATGACTTTCAATTTTGTAGACAGAGACGGTGTTTTCAAAGGCGGTTTCATCATGCCCGGGATACAAATGATGGCTGAATCTCTTTCGGCTTGTCCGGGCATCGGAAGAATTGATTACAAGAAACTGGAAATCAAGCTTCCATCAGGTTCCACCACGAATCAATCGGTGTCAAACGGGATATATTTTTCCGTAAAAGGCGCGATAGATTTGGCACTGGATAAAATCGCCGCCGACACCGGATCGGCCCCGAACGTCATAATAACAGGCGGCGCGGGCGAAACAATCAAAAACTGGATCGAAAAAGGAGAATACTTCCCATATCTTGTTATGGAAGGCATTGCCGTTGCTTCGACCTGA
- a CDS encoding 50S ribosomal protein L9, which produces MKVVLTDIVDKLGKTGDTVNVKKGYARNYLLPKKLAVLATPGALKMVESIRQQRLKKAMKGKSEAEEIARLIEGKSITIKAKASPMEKLYGSVTERDVAKLLEEQHGIVIDRHNVFMNEHIKKLGSHSVKIVLHAETEVNLPVWVIRQEGVN; this is translated from the coding sequence GTGAAAGTCGTTTTGACAGACATAGTGGATAAACTCGGCAAAACCGGCGACACGGTAAACGTCAAAAAAGGTTATGCGAGAAATTACCTTTTGCCGAAAAAACTTGCCGTCTTGGCAACGCCCGGCGCTTTGAAAATGGTCGAGAGTATAAGACAACAGAGACTGAAGAAGGCCATGAAAGGAAAAAGCGAAGCCGAAGAGATAGCCCGTTTGATAGAAGGTAAAAGCATAACCATAAAAGCCAAGGCATCACCGATGGAGAAGCTTTACGGGTCCGTCACTGAAAGAGACGTGGCGAAGCTTCTCGAAGAACAGCACGGAATTGTTATTGACCGTCACAACGTGTTCATGAACGAGCACATAAAAAAACTCGGCAGTCATTCGGTTAAGATAGTACTTCATGCCGAGACAGAAGTAAATCTGCCGGTTTGGGTCATAAGGCAGGAAGGGGTAAATTGA
- a CDS encoding 30S ribosomal protein S18, with protein sequence MKVCLLCKEKIDTIDYKDVEKLENFIMESGKILPRRITGLCSLHQRKVSKAVKTCKNSGLMPSVIEYYR encoded by the coding sequence ATGAAAGTTTGCCTATTGTGTAAAGAAAAGATCGACACCATAGACTATAAAGACGTCGAAAAACTGGAAAATTTCATAATGGAGAGCGGAAAAATCCTTCCGAGAAGGATAACCGGCTTGTGCTCTCTTCATCAGAGAAAAGTAAGTAAAGCCGTGAAAACGTGCAAAAATTCTGGTCTGATGCCGAGTGTCATCGAGTATTACAGGTGA